The genomic region CTTTCCTTAATCCTGGCATAATAAAGTTTTCTTGATTGCACATTTCAATAGGGTATGATTTAAGATGTGCCATAGGGTGATTTGGTGGTAAAACAGCTATCATCTGATCATCGACCAAAGATATCCATTTATATTCCATAGGAACTATATAGCTTATAAATGCTATATCAATTTCCCTATTGTCAAGCCACTGTGTAACTTCCTGGCGAATACCTTCCATCATTTGAATTTTAATATTTGGATAATTGAGCTGAAAATGTTTAATTAACCATGGCAACCAGTGGATTGCTATACTGGAGTATGTACCTATCTTTATCGTTCCGGTAATTAACCCCTTAATCTCAGAGGCAAGTTGATAAATATGTTCTTCCTGTGATAAAAATTCTCGAACGGCAGCTAATATTGTGAGGCCATTGTCTGTAGGCCTAACACCCTTATTATCTCTTATTAAAAGGGGAAATCCCATGTCATCTTCAAAAGCATTGA from Tissierellales bacterium harbors:
- a CDS encoding LysR family transcriptional regulator — encoded protein: METSRCKAFMASVEYGSFSKAAEVLEYTPSGVSQLVNAFEDDMGFPLLIRDNKGVRPTDNGLTILAAVREFLSQEEHIYQLASEIKGLITGTIKIGTYSSIAIHWLPWLIKHFQLNYPNIKIQMMEGIRQEVTQWLDNREIDIAFISYIVPMEYKWISLVDDQMIAVLPPNHPMAHLKSYPIEMCNQENFIMPGLRKDIDILELLQNHGLTPKITLSTVENFAAISMIEQGLGMSIMNELTTKNWQADVVKLPLEPAQAVSLGIAFHSIKTVSPAAKRFIDYCRAAFL